A window of the Bacteroides thetaiotaomicron VPI-5482 genome harbors these coding sequences:
- a CDS encoding RagB/SusD family nutrient uptake outer membrane protein, with the protein MKKYILSLLIGTALLSSCLDVDIVDRVEKEDGFFKTEDHALAAINGVYSTLYAFAYHKTNWAIILPTYEDAMFSTGNAVPATVSNNTHSAGSAPVVNFWGELYNGIKNANEVIARVPSISFKSENDKNRIIAEAYFLRALYHYDLMRLYGGVNGIPIVIEPVTGIENAYVPQSPASKVYEQIISDFEYAAGLNDDDTPRLPKRLDPAYTSGRVTNGAAHAFLAEVYLTLGRWEDAAREAQEVISSEQYTFVNDYQNLWDIEQESLAQTEHIFSVPFFRDKDALADQSLGSNIAHLFNPAGVQVGGKLVSGNPYGKGAGAHRVQKWFIKYFQDDQGNLGYSDPSVDASIDESKLISKDYRIEVTFWRRFQQKNNNTGVLGNIVTVYPAAGGNSQENWGYIRKFIDPQGINNRTNENDMPRLRLSDMYLIRAEALNELGKYTEACQAIDMVRERARKANGTERAYPKYIGSDRPDNIGRTLTKQEFRWLVFMERGLEFAGEQKRWFDLIRMKYDENTQMYDYIKDTFIPSRPAADVQKQGVMAARKKYFPIPFAEVSRNDGVQQNPGY; encoded by the coding sequence ATGAAGAAATATATATTATCCTTACTGATAGGAACAGCGCTGCTTTCAAGCTGTTTGGATGTAGATATTGTAGACCGTGTAGAAAAAGAGGACGGATTCTTCAAAACGGAAGATCATGCCTTGGCGGCTATTAACGGGGTATACTCCACTCTTTACGCTTTCGCTTATCATAAAACAAACTGGGCTATCATACTTCCGACCTATGAAGACGCTATGTTCTCTACCGGAAACGCTGTACCTGCCACTGTTTCCAACAATACACACAGTGCTGGTTCCGCTCCAGTTGTTAATTTTTGGGGAGAGCTATATAATGGCATTAAAAATGCTAATGAAGTAATAGCACGTGTTCCTTCTATTTCCTTCAAAAGTGAAAATGATAAGAATCGGATCATTGCAGAAGCCTACTTTCTGAGAGCACTTTATCATTATGACTTAATGCGCTTGTATGGTGGTGTTAATGGTATTCCTATTGTTATTGAGCCTGTAACCGGAATTGAAAACGCATATGTACCACAATCTCCCGCGTCTAAAGTTTACGAACAGATAATAAGTGATTTTGAATATGCCGCCGGATTGAACGATGATGATACTCCCCGTTTGCCGAAACGTTTAGATCCGGCGTACACAAGCGGACGTGTAACTAACGGAGCTGCTCATGCATTTTTGGCGGAAGTCTACTTGACTCTCGGAAGATGGGAGGATGCAGCCAGAGAAGCCCAAGAGGTGATTTCTTCCGAACAATATACGTTTGTCAATGATTATCAGAATTTATGGGACATTGAGCAAGAGTCATTAGCTCAAACCGAACATATCTTCTCAGTACCTTTCTTTCGTGACAAAGATGCTTTAGCAGATCAGTCATTGGGTTCTAATATTGCTCATTTATTTAATCCGGCAGGTGTGCAGGTTGGTGGTAAATTGGTTTCTGGAAATCCCTATGGAAAAGGAGCAGGAGCTCATAGGGTACAAAAATGGTTTATCAAATATTTTCAGGACGATCAGGGTAATCTAGGATACAGTGACCCCTCTGTTGATGCATCCATTGATGAATCCAAACTCATTTCTAAAGATTACCGGATTGAGGTTACATTCTGGAGACGTTTTCAACAAAAGAACAATAATACAGGAGTATTGGGCAATATCGTAACCGTATATCCTGCTGCCGGAGGAAACTCACAGGAGAACTGGGGATATATCCGCAAATTTATTGATCCGCAAGGTATCAATAACCGTACCAATGAAAACGATATGCCACGTCTGCGTCTGTCCGATATGTATCTTATAAGAGCAGAAGCATTGAACGAACTTGGAAAGTACACAGAAGCCTGTCAGGCTATCGATATGGTGCGTGAACGTGCGCGCAAAGCGAACGGAACCGAACGTGCTTATCCGAAGTATATAGGTTCGGACAGACCCGATAATATCGGACGTACCTTGACCAAACAAGAATTCCGCTGGCTGGTATTCATGGAACGGGGATTGGAATTTGCCGGTGAACAGAAACGCTGGTTCGACCTTATTCGTATGAAGTATGATGAAAACACGCAGATGTATGACTACATAAAGGATACATTCATCCCATCACGACCGGCTGCGGATGTACAAAAGCAAGGAGTTATGGCTGCAAGAAAGAAATATTTTCCGATACCATTTGCAGAGGTTTCTCGCAATGATGGAGTACAACAAAATCCCGGATACTAA